Proteins encoded by one window of Massilia sp. NR 4-1:
- a CDS encoding YeaH/YhbH family protein has translation MTYLIDRRLQGKNKSAVNRERFLRRYKGQIKDAVGRAIKGRSITDIENGEKVSIPVKDVNEPTFGHAHGGVWEVINPGNQEYQKGDQIARPKGGGGAGRGRAGNSDQLTEDDFIFELSREEFMNYFFEDLELPHMVKTQLTATTEFKQQRAGYTVSGTPSNIHVLRSLRGALGRRIAVGGNSRKRLIEAERELEELLLAGAALEDPDVVELKKLIHHLHTRLLAIPFIDPFDLRYSNRIKVPKPMTQAVMFCIMDVSGSMDEQRKDTAKRFFILLYLFLKRVYDKIEVVFIRHHTAASEVNEDEFFHSRESGGTVVSSALHLLNKIIDERFAPGQWNSYVAQASDGDNWDNDSVLCRQLLINTIMPKVQYYTYVEITDGPPQNLWEQYAQVPDHHPNFAMQKIVTPADIYPVFRELFKKQPK, from the coding sequence TTGACCTACCTCATCGATCGTCGCTTGCAAGGCAAGAACAAGTCCGCGGTCAACCGCGAACGTTTCTTGCGCCGCTACAAAGGCCAGATCAAGGATGCCGTGGGGCGCGCCATCAAGGGCCGCTCCATCACGGATATTGAGAATGGCGAGAAAGTCTCGATTCCCGTCAAGGACGTGAACGAGCCCACCTTCGGCCATGCCCATGGCGGCGTGTGGGAAGTGATCAACCCCGGCAACCAGGAATACCAGAAAGGCGACCAGATCGCCCGCCCCAAAGGCGGCGGCGGCGCCGGGCGCGGCCGCGCCGGCAATAGCGACCAGCTCACCGAAGACGATTTCATCTTCGAACTGTCGCGCGAAGAATTCATGAATTATTTCTTCGAGGATTTGGAGCTGCCGCATATGGTGAAGACCCAGCTCACCGCGACCACCGAGTTCAAGCAGCAGCGCGCCGGCTACACCGTGTCGGGCACGCCATCCAATATCCATGTGCTGCGCTCCCTGCGCGGCGCGCTCGGGCGGCGCATCGCCGTCGGCGGCAATTCGCGCAAGCGCCTGATCGAGGCCGAGCGCGAGCTGGAGGAATTGCTGCTGGCCGGCGCCGCGCTGGAAGACCCCGACGTGGTCGAGCTGAAAAAGCTGATCCACCATCTGCACACGCGGCTGCTGGCCATCCCCTTCATCGACCCGTTCGACCTGCGCTACAGCAACCGCATCAAGGTGCCCAAACCCATGACCCAGGCCGTGATGTTCTGCATCATGGACGTCTCGGGTTCGATGGACGAGCAGCGCAAGGATACGGCCAAGCGCTTCTTCATCCTGCTCTACCTCTTCCTCAAGCGCGTCTACGACAAGATCGAGGTGGTCTTCATCCGCCACCATACGGCCGCCTCCGAGGTCAACGAGGATGAATTCTTCCACTCGCGCGAGTCGGGCGGCACCGTGGTCTCCTCGGCCCTGCATCTGCTTAACAAGATCATCGACGAGCGCTTCGCGCCCGGCCAGTGGAACAGCTATGTGGCCCAGGCCTCGGACGGCGACAACTGGGACAACGATTCGGTGCTGTGCCGCCAGCTGCTGATCAATACCATCATGCCCAAGGTGCAGTACTACACCTATGTCGAGATCACCGACGGGCCGCCGCAGAATCTGTGGGAACAGTACGCCCAGGTGCCGGACCACCATCCGAACTTTGCCATGCAAAAAATCGTCACGCCGGCCGATATCTATCCGGTGTTCCGCGAACTGTTCAAGAAGCAGCCGAAATAA